The sequence below is a genomic window from Phycodurus eques isolate BA_2022a chromosome 6, UOR_Pequ_1.1, whole genome shotgun sequence.
AAAGGCCAGTGCATTGACAACAAAACCATGTAATGCTGAACTAGACCAGGCACATACATGGTATGACACCAATTCCTACTGAAGTTTAGATTTTCTCGATAAAAGTGGTAGAAACTGcatagaattttttattttttgtgtttttttttttttttttttttttaataaagatttCACAGAGGTCCTGGAGTAGACCAATACAAACTTACAACAAATAGTCCCACTCGTCTCAATGCTACTGCGATTGGGtcacaaccagtccagggtgcaccccactTCTTGCTCACTgtcagctcacccgcgaccctaatgaggacatgctgtaaagaaaacggatgaatggctactactactactagcgGGGAGAAGGGCCGGAAGGAGGAGGGTTGAACTGGTAAGGGGGTTGTCCCACAAAGCTCACTAACGGGGGCTGTGATGGCGCATACTGCTGAGACATGAGAGGCTGTGGCCCCCCTGGCGGCAGTGATGGAGGATAAGGCTGGGCAAACTGACCCTGAAGATGACTCGAATGGTCCATCCCTTCACCACTAGCAGGGCCTCCACTAAGGTTAGAGTTGTGGCCGGCTCTGTAGTCCTGGTGCTGAGCCGAACTGTGGCCGGTCCTGCTCTGATCCCTGTAACGGTCGCCTGAGGAGGATGAGGGGCGGTCGTCAGTGCGGCCGAAGCGGCCGTCTCTGCTGCCGCCGCTTCCCTCCCTGGAACGCATGCGCCGTTGACACTCATCCTGGTACATCGTATTGGGATTGTTGGAGCTGCTGCCACGGTAACGCATTCTGCCGCCTGTGACCAAAAATGACAAAGTGACACAGTTTCAAACTTGATCACTAGTACTCAGTATTTGGGTTaggcatttgactacattttcttcaaaacaCCTGTTTTGACACCTGTATTGAGCAGAATAACACTTTCTGGGGAGCTACACGGACATCATTGCTAGTGTTAtttcatccaaccatccattttctgttctggttatcctcattagggtcgcaggtgagctggagcctatcccagctgactttggcggaagacggggtacaccctggtggccagccaatcacagggcacatatagacagacaagtACAttcacagacaatttagagttctacaaacccaattccaatgaagttaggacattgtgttaaacataaataaaatcagaacacaatgatttgcaaatcatgttcaacctatatttaattgaatacactacaaagacaagatatttaatagataaaatataaaagatatttttatggctgcaacacgttccaaaaaagctgggacaggtggcaaaaaagactgagaaagttgaggaatgctcatcaaacacctgtttggaacatcccacaagtgaacaggctaattggggacaggtgggtgccatgattggatataaaaggagcttccctgaattgctcagtcattcacaagcaaagatggggcgaggttcacctctttgtgaacaagtgcgtgagaaaatagtcgaacagtttaaggacaatgttcctcaacgtacaattgcaaggaatttagggatttcatcatctgtggtacataatatcatcaaaaggttcagagaatctggagaaatcactgcatggaagtgccaaggccgaaaactaacattgaatgcccgtgaccttcgatccctcaggcggcactgcatcaaaaaccgacatcaatgtgtaaaggatatcaccacatgggctcaggaacacttcagaaaaccaatgtcagtaaatacagttcggcgctacatccgtaagtgcaacttgaaactccagtatgcaaagcaaaagccatttatcaacaacacgcagaaacgctgccggcttctctggccccgagctcatctaagatggactggtgcaaagtggaaaattgttCTGAGGTcagacatttcaaattgtttttggaaattgtggacgtcgtgtcctccgggccaaagaggaaaagaaccatccggactgctatggacgcaaagttcaaaagccaccatctgtgatggtatggggctgtgttagtgccaatggcatgtgtaacatacacatctgtgaaggcaccattaatgctgaaagatacataaaggttttggagaaacatatgctgccatccaagcaatgtccacctacaaagcttcaacaattagtgtcctcagttcccaaacatttattgaatgttgttaaaagaaaaggtgatgtaacacagtggtaaacatgaccctgtcccagcttttttggaacgtgttgcagccataaaattcccaaaaattatttgctcaaaacaataatgttgatcagtttgaacataaaatatcttgtctttgtagtgtattcaattcaatataggttgaacatgatttgcaaatcattgtattctgtttttatttatgtttaacacaatgtcccaacttcattggaattggggttgtaaatgaacctaacatacatgttttgggaatgtgagaggaagccggagtacccagagaaaattcATGGAAACACAaggaaacatacaaaaaaaaccactgGACAGCCAGAGCCTAGATTCAAAACCCCAAACTGAGAATTGTAGGCAAATGTGTTAATTACTAGGTCATCCTGCATCGTGACAGCAAATTCGTTGAGATTAAATCAACAGCAGCACGGCCAAATAGTACGCTTCATTTTGCCTCAGttgcttcaacacaaatatCCAGTCCACACAATAAACTCAAATTCTAACAATTggaatgttattttttccccctcattctTGTTGACTAAAACAGCGATTCCCAACCAATGTGCCGTgtcacattagtgtgccgtgtgAGATCATTCAATGcgccatgggaaattatccaatttcacttaattggtctgaaaatccttattaacaacaaataatgtttatttgttcaattatctatgccagtgacatatagtgaatggcagaacaatgaaatgctcttccatgaGGCAGAAAGTACACTTTTCTTCTGTGGTGCAtcgtgagatttttcttatgtaaaatctgtgccttggctcaataaaagttgggaaacacttggactaaaacaaatcattttccaTTACAAAAGGTTTATGGCGATAATTACCGCTTCCTCTTCCGTGGCCTGAGTCCACCATCTGAAGCAGTTTGGGGTTGATGGCCTGATTTGCCTCTTGCAAAACCCGGACAAGGTCGCGGGCCTGCCGTGCATTCCCAGGAGTGAAGAAGGTATAGGCAGTGCCCTTGTTGGTACTGCGGGCTGTACGTCCAATACGGTGGACGTAATCTTCCGAAGAATTCGGATAGTCAAAGTTGATGACAAACTTGATATCTTCAACATCTTTTGaataagaaatgtgttttagaaATCATGGTTATCAGAAGAAAGCCTCAATCAGAATATTCTTCTTAAGTTGCAAAACTGATGATGACACATATGTGGATATTTTGCATCAGATTTGGATGATTGTTTTGGATGTACTTACCTCTTATTTAcaagtcccctccaaaagtattggaacggcaaggtcaatttctttgtttttgttggatattgaagacatttaggtttcagatcaaaagatgaatatgagacaaacgttcaacatttcagcttttagttcatggtatttacatctagatgtgacTGTGAcaggaacatgtgactgatgggtgtttctagttgctcaggtgttgccttttagattgattgcttaaacattagatagtgcttgtttttggcaggaggcaggatacaccctgaactggttgccagccaatcgcagggcatatacaaacaaacaaccatccacactcacattcacacctacgggcaatttagagtcttcaattaacctaccatgcatgtttttttgagatgtgggaggaaaccggagtgcctggagaaaacccacgcaggcacggggagaacatgcaaactccacacaggtggggccggggattgaaccccggttctcagaagtGTGATGCAGacgccaccgtgctgcctccaaatgttattcactttaagttaatttaataatgtctgttccaatatttttgctcacttgaaaagtgtgtggcttcaaacaaaaggtgcgctGTCctaagttgtttaacacatctagatgtatataccatgaaataaaagctggaattctgaactcttgtctcatattcatcttttgatctgaaacccaaatgtctgcagtaaacaacaataacaaaggaattgagcttgccgttccaatacttttggactGGACTGTACAAGACAAaattaacttttattttgacacatctCCCTTGGGTGAATTTCCCCTCTGAGATAAtacacaatgaaataaaatctagCAATCATTAATGGACGAAGCACACTGTAAACCCCATTGTATCCCACTGGCCAtccttcaaatgtttttgatactGAATATACAGTAGTAGAGACACATAAACTCCTGCTTCTTCACCAACAACCCACATTCTGTGGCAAATGTATATGCTATTCTTTGCTGCTTTTTCGACCGTAATCTTCAATTGAGTGGCTGCAGCTTTactagtaataaataaataaaatctgttaaaacaaaattaaaatccatccatccattcatccattttctaccgcttatccgaggtcgggtcgcgggggcagtagctttagcagggacgcccagacttccgtctccccacccacttcatccagctcttccggggggatcctgaggcgttcccaggccagccgaaggatgtagtctctccagcgtgtcatgGGTCGTCCCAAGGGTCtcctgggacgtgcccggaacacctcaccaggaaggcgtccgggagacatccgaatcagatgccccagccacctcatctggctctactctgagatcctcccggatgaccgagcttctcaccctatctctaagggagagcccgggcaccctgcggaggaaactcatttcggccacttatatccgggatctcgttctttcggtcacgacccacagctcgtgaccataggtgagggtaggaacgtagatcgaccggtaaatcgagagcttcgcctttcggcttagctccttctttatcacaacggatcgatacaaagtccgcatcactgcagacgctgaaccaatccgcctgtcgatctcccgttccattcttccctcactcgtgaacaagaccccaagatacctgaactcctcgacttggggaaggatctcatccccgacctggagagggaacgccacccttttccgactgaggaccacagtctcagatttggaggtgctgattctcatcccagccgcttcacactcagctgcgaactgctccagtgagagttggaggtcacggcttgatgaagccaacagaaccacatcatctttaaaaagcagagatgcaatactgacgccaccaaaccggatcccctgtacgccttggctgcacctagaatttctgtccataaaagttatgaacaaaatcggtgacaaagggcagccatgccggagtccaaccctcaccggaaacgagtccgacttactgccggatatgcggacgaaactctgactccggtcgtacagggaccgaacagcctgtatcagggggttcggtactccatactcccgaagcaccccccacaggaccccctgagggacacggtcaacgccttctccaagtccacaaaacacatttagactggttgggcgaactcccatgcaccctcgaggaccctgccaagggtgtagagctggtccactgttccacggccaggacgaaaaccacactgctcctcctgaatctgagattcaacaaaattcaaataattttttaaaaaaactatcagAAATGTCAAATCATTTGAATATGGTTTTAATGTGAATAGAATATATATCAGTGCTTTGGCATATTTAGCAGTCTCTAATATTAGTGGACCAGCCAGGTCACAAGACTGTGCTGTGGAAGCGGTAGCATCAGTGCAAATGTTCCTTTTGTGTGCCTATTTTTCCAGGACATGTAACATAAGTATAACACACACAACTTATGTAAGTGTGTGTAGCATGTACATTTGGCTTTTTTAGCTTTGTGACTTTGCAAATTCATATTCACTGCTCATTTTTCTGGGTTTACCACAGGAGTTCTAAGAATGTCAATTTTACTTTACAACAGTTGGGGGATCCCgagcacaacaaaacaactatTAGCCTATACCCTATTGTTGCTTTGATGCAAAACACTAGGAATAAGTATGCCTGTGCTTTTCACCCACAAGCCAGCCATGTTTCAGCAGAATGATCATTACTGGCCAATCTGTGTGAACACAAATTGTCTGTTTCTCATTACAGAAGGTGTGGGGCTCTGACCGCACTGCTGCGTCTGATCAGGAAGTCTACCCTCCAACATGACCGAGAGACTATTTTATCAAACAAACAATATCTAAGTACCATGTTACAAACTTAGCTCATATATTCTTTCAAATAGTGTAGAAGGCAGATGGAGGTAGCTGCGTGTAGGAGCTCACGGAGGGTGAAGAGAAAGGGGCGATGCGGTACTTACCCCCTTTGTGTGGTGATCAGTCCTGGTTCAGAGGGAGGGGCTGAGGGTGAGGAAGACCAGATTCTTCCCTCACCTTCTGCACACACCAGCAACGTCAGACGGGAGCAGAACCGCTAAACCTCAAGCGATACAACCGCAGGTTCTGTTGCTCTCTCGCCACGTTGCAGGACCCTCCTCGGGCCCTGGCCAGGACTGGATCCAGACGAGCCCATCTAACGCTTTCACTGTCTGTCTGCTTGTTTTGGATGGGTCGCACAGCAGACAAAACAGGCACCTCCGGCAGCTCCAATGACAGGCTCGTTGGATTCACACACTGACAGTATCGGGCTGGGGAAGGGGACCTACATTACCCACAAGACGAACAGGGGCTTTAACCCCTCAAAAACTAGACAAACATCTACTTTTAATAGGACCGAGCGTGCAGCGACAGCAGCGCACACTGTTACAGCTGCCGCCTGCTGCCAAATCCTGAGAGGAGAAGAGgggacaaaaaagaagaaaaatatagtAATGGGAATTTTGACAAGTCACAAACACTTCACTCATCCCCCCTTCTCATATGTATTGTCATGTCAACAAAGATCACCAaatctttttcttccttttttgtcattttacatttgtacatGCAGTGACTGTCCTagacaccacacacatacagtatgtatgagtGAGTTATGTTTATCGCTCAGGCGTCTCTCCCCAACACAGACACTCCACTCTGTTCAGGCAGCATGCCAAAGAGCCCCGCTTGAAGGATGCTTTGTAGCTATAGTAACAAGAAACAGACCAGTGGACCAGAAAGCCAGAAGCCTCCATATCGGACACTGGACAGCCCTTAAGCTGTCAGGCTTTAAACACAGGGCGAACCTCCGTATGATGTGTATCATTCatcatttaactcattcactgccattgacggctgttgaattcaaatatccatgttaacatggaggactggcaacGAATGATTCATACAGTCTGATATGAATTCACTCATAAATAACAAGGAACCCAGTGAACCTAAAAGAAAACAACTCTAGACTTTTAATGGGAGATACATTTGCAGAGTTGAGTTATTGATCAACAGTAATAAAATACTTGTTAGGTCTTCCAATCTACTCCATTGCTTATTTACCTAGTGATGATTGTCTACACTATACCTTCTGTGCAGTATCATGTGAATTCAAGTTAACGTCAAAGTATCAATAGAGGTGAGAGATTATTTGTAAATGTGAGATGACGTACCCAGACCGCGAGAGGCAACGTCTGTGGCAATCAGAATGGGAGCTTTCCCACTTCGGAATTCTGTCAAAAATAACAACTTCTGAGACAACTCACCATCAACTGCCACAGAAGCTCTAACAATAACTGATGATGTGTTTCTCCAACCTGTGAGCACCCAGTCTCTTTCTGGCTGGCTCTTGTCTCCATGGATACACATGGCTGGCCACCTAATGCAGAAATCAGCAGCAGTACAGTGAACCTAGCAGGATAGTTTTGACATCGTCACAATAAGTTACTAAAAGACCAGTCATATAGCTCACCCATCCCTTCGCATCCTTCTCGTCAGCTCATCGCAGCGTTTCTTGGTCTCCACAAAGATGATGGTTTTATTCTCCTTCACTGCCATAATCTCTTCCATCAGCTGAACAAGTCTACACACAGGGAGGGAAAGAAACAACATTAgctatccatccacccatcttcTTCCACTGATCAGGTTTCAGGTTGCAGGGGCAGCAGACCAAGTATTGAGAGGCCCATGGTCCAACTTCATTCAGCTCTGTAGGGGGGAATGCCAAAGAATTATCAGTACACCTCACCAGGGGTAGTCGTCCATGTGCCACCCAAACCAGCTACCGACCCACCTCACCTGGCTTCTctcgatgcagaggagcagcggctctaacCTGACTCCCTCCGGTATGACCAAGCTTCGAGCCCAGACACCATGCGCAGGAAACTCAATCAGTACGCGAAACAGATTAACTGAAGCAAATTGGGAGTTCTGTGATGCTATTCACAATAAGGGTGGGCAATatggctttaaaataaaatccccaatgttgtttttgttttgtttaaaaaaaataaaataaaataaattaaatttaaattgtaatGCGATACCGACAAGAACATTATTCAAAGCAAGttcctctttttgttgttttaccttCAGGGATTTGCACTACAGTAATCTCCAGCTATATCGCAATCCACGCTTCGCAGTCTTGCTTtatcacagattttttaaagtgtttttacaGTTACTGTTTTTTCATACGGTTTTTGGGCCTACTATAACTTTattttatccattgctcttgctctctagCGTTATATTatgtgtgtaatgtgttttcattgttttaaaagtgtgctttaaaaaaattcaagtgccataaatgaataaaaacatgccatggtgtatttaaatagggtatttctaTATTACGGACTTCAGTTAT
It includes:
- the LOC133404639 gene encoding probable ATP-dependent RNA helicase DDX17 isoform X1; translated protein: MRRGSSYDYRDRDRGRDRPRSWPVGGRSNGPPPMKFGHLGDSLRKKKWNLDELPKFEKNFYTEHPEVQHLTQYEIEEFRRKKEITVKGSDCPKPVITFQQAQFPQYVMDVIMQQNFTEPTPIQAQGFPLALSGKDMVGIAQTGSGKTLAYLLPSIVHINHQPYLGRGDGPICLVLAPTRELAQQVQQVASDYGKSSRIRSTCVYGGAPKGPQLRELEKGVEICIATPGRLIDFLESGKTNLRRCTYLVLDEADRMLDMGFEPQIRKIIEQIRPDRQTLMWSATWPKDVRQLAEDFLRDYIQINVGALELSANHNILQIVDVCMDNEKDHKLVQLMEEIMAVKENKTIIFVETKKRCDELTRRMRRDGWPAMCIHGDKSQPERDWVLTGWRNTSSVIVRASVAVDGELSQKLLFLTEFRSGKAPILIATDVASRGLDVEDIKFVINFDYPNSSEDYVHRIGRTARSTNKGTAYTFFTPGNARQARDLVRVLQEANQAINPKLLQMVDSGHGRGSGGRMRYRGSSSNNPNTMYQDECQRRMRSREGSGGSRDGRFGRTDDRPSSSSGDRYRDQSRTGHSSAQHQDYRAGHNSNLSGGPASGEGMDHSSHLQGQFAQPYPPSLPPGGPQPLMSQQYAPSQPPLVSFVGQPPYQFNPPPSGPSPR